In Brassica napus cultivar Da-Ae chromosome C2, Da-Ae, whole genome shotgun sequence, the sequence GCCGATCCTAAAATCCTAATTGCGATCACGGCCGATCATAAACTCTTAGATGCGGCCGGCTCTGATGTATCTTATCCTGATTCTTGGGTTgccaagattcaaggtactgaaggtcctgataataatgagatctcaataaattatgtcttgtctgggataTAATGGAATAGAAAGAATGTCGACACTGGTGATATATTTGCATGCATTATAGCACTTGAAATCATGGATgataatgaggatcatgaacccacgtctatcttagagtgcactcaacgatcagattagatcaaatggaaagaagctataaacgtggagttaaactcttAAAAGAAGAGAGGTGTTTTTCGGTCCTATAATCCGAACACCATATGATGtaaaaccagtgggatacaaatgggtctttgtgtgaaaaagaaatgaacacggcgaggtcgtgagatataaagcacggcttgttgcacaaggattctcacagagaccaggaatatattatgaggagatatactcccctgtggtggatgctactacttttagattcctgataagtctggctataagagagaaattagacttgcggttaattatgttgtaactgcatacttatatgggcCATTGGATAATGggatttatatgaaagtaccagagggtatagagttgaaaaacaaatcgagtactcgagaacaacactgtataaagttgaataagtcactttatggattgaaacaaccagaccgaatgtggtacaataggttaagtgagtacctagagagagaaggatacaagaatgatccgatcagcccttgtatttttataaagaaattcggccagggctttgtgattatagcagtgtatgttgatgatttaaatatcttaGTAACTTCTGGAGAGATCTCCCAAAtagttgaatatcttaagaaagaattcgaaatgaaagatcttggaaaaaccAAGTTCTGTTTGagattacaacttgagtacattaatgatggaatccttgtgcatcaaatggcatatacagaaaaagtactcaagagatttaatatggccgagtctcacccattgtcgagccccatggtcgtgaggtccctcggcctggacactgatccgttccgtcccaagatggacgatgaagatgtccttggtcccgaagtgccatatctcagtgccataggagctttgatgtatctggctagTCATACACgaccatatatatgttttgccgtgaatctaTTATCAAGTTTTAGCtcatgtccgacccaaaggcactggaacgggattaaacatgttcttcgttacctgcaaggaacgaaagacttgggtctattttacactaaccataacaaagatggtttagttggctttgctaatgcaggttatctttcggatccacacaatgctcgatcacagacaggctATGTGTTTACACATGGTGAAAcaaccatatcatggcgttccatgaagcagacgatcgCGGCTACATCATCTAACCACTCGGAGATATTGGCAATACACGAGGCTAGCCGGGATTGTGTGTGGTTACGGTCCATGACCAACCATATACGAGTTGATTGTGGGATGACCGAGAGGAAGTACGCACCAACCGTggtgtatgaggacaatgcagcttgcattgctcagctcaaagaTGGCTACATAAAAGGGGACcggacgaagcacatattgcctaagttcttcttcacgcACGAACTACAGAACGCCGGCGAGGTCCAAGTAGTCCAAGTGCATTCCAGcgacaactcagccgacctgTTCACCAAATCACTTCTGACCTACACGTTCAAGAAGCTCACGTATCAGATTGGGATAAGTAGACTGAAAGATCTTCAATGATCTTcagaacagggggagtaatacatgttctactctttttccttcaccatggttttgtccctctgggttttcctggtaaggttttaatgaggcaacatctaaagcgtattacaatccatgtatggttatggcatccaagggagaatgttataaatcattattgtggatgtccataaccggcccggtttataaccggcccaatgctagagatagagagagagtcggcagcgcctagaggagagagagagtcggcagcgcctagaggagagagagagtcggcggctAGAAAACCCTATGTTTCCATTTTCCTTtatggtttatgatttgtactctttccatatttgtatttcctttctttagtctttccattattttatgacggtgtaattccctaCATATAAATggctccttatgtttatgaataataacAGAAACATACAGATTATATTCTCTTGTTTCAcaacattatttttaattaatgtatatgaaCATAAGTAATATCCttcagcttctttttttttcttgaaaaaaacatCCTTCGGTTTTTAGATCTTATAAGCTATGATCAGATAAATTGACCCACTTATAATCTAGCCAATTCAGTTATGGCATTTTGGTACACAGCAAATCCAAAGGAAAGCGGGGCCACCCTCGATTAAATTCCATGACGctatcaatttttataaaatgagcATAGTAAATCTTCATGAAAGCAACATTtcatagtttttgttttattattactcaaacttgaggtgatCAAGGTAACCAGATCGGAATAAAACAACTAATAAAACAAAGAGATCTATGAAATGAACGAGCATTCTTAACTAGTGAATCAGCAATTTCAGTTGTGCCCTTGGGATATAGATGATCCTAAATTCCGGAAAACACATCTGTAGAATTTGGATGACTTCCAGCTCAGTTGAAAAGTCTGGCCAAGCTTGTGGATTCGCGACCAATGCAATCAGGTCCTTGAAATCTGTCTCAAATCTCTGGCAGGTCGAATGTTGTAGCATGCTCTCCATTGCCTATTTCAGCGCTTTCAGTTCCGGATGTACTGATGTCTCCCGCCTCTGTAAGTTCTGTGTCTCTAAAAGTTGGATCTTCCCCATGCTATCCTTATAGACCCATCCAATTCCACTGAATTGATTAGTGGCGGTCCAAGAGccatccaccatacaaatattTTCCAAGTATAAGGCTTGTGTTTATTCAACAGTTTGCGTTTGTGGAGGAGCAGGTATAATATCCTTTGCATTGTAccaagcttgacactcactctctgcataccTGACAAACTCCAATGGATCCTTATCTATACCTCTGAATAGCTTATCATTCATatccttccaaatgtaccagattatccaaggataaggaTCCCTATCCTCTTCCGGTTCCATAATGCTATTCTTCCTCCAAAAAAGGTAATCCATATTAGCGTAGATACTTGAGAATGGAAAAGTTTGAGAGCTTGACGGTGTTGATGATAATGCCCATACTTGTAAGGCCGGTGGACATTCGAAAATCGCATGAGTAACAGTTTCTTCTggctctccacatcttgggcagtagTTATCGCACCGCATATTCCGACGTACCAAATTCTTTGTGACCGCTACCTGTCCTGGtatcaattgccatataagatggcaAATCTCTTGTGGCTCCTTCACTTTCCAAGAAAAGGTTTGAAGCTTGGTTATACTGGactcttgaattttttttttcctcatcaTCTTTCATAATATTTGTAGCTGTccaatatccagatttgacAGTATATTGATCATTTTTGGTGTAGCTCCAGCAAAAAGTATCCAGTCGATGATTATGGCTGATGGCCAAACTCTGAATCAGCGGTATATCCTCTTGATCAACATACTGTTCCAGTAATTTAATATCCTACTCCTTTAACTCAAGATTAATAAGACAACTTACGGTCATATTTGGATTAACTACTGGGGCTCTGGACCTAGCCGGCCTTGTTGGGGTCGATGGAATCAATGGATTCTGCCaaacattaatttcatattCAGAATGCATTTTATTTCTGATTCCCAATAGTAGTAGCTTTCTCGCCGCTATAATACTTGTCCACACATAAGATGGGCTATCCACTGCTCCAATTCGTAAAGGCGAACTCAGGCGGTAATATCTTCCTCAAAATACTCTCGCTACTAATGAATCTGAGAATTGTAGAAGGCCCCAAAGCTATTAAGTCGTGCCACGAcaataaacaataattttattacattattGACATGTGCATGTGGCACATGTACTTTATTGATTTCATATAATAGAAAGACGCACATCATTGCTTATCACACAAACATAACTCAACTAATCAAAACCCCTTATTTAGTAGTACAACATAGTTCTTGATATTAGTTGAATCTTAAAACTATCAAAACATTCTTGAAACTCCCGTAACCAAGCTCATGCTTCAGAGACGGCACAATAAGCATGAAGAGTAGAACGAGCTCTACGACCAGCCTCAGTGTGATAGAAACTCATCAAGTCAACATAAGTGAATGGCTTGAAGACTCGTGGATGCTTCTCGTCCACAAGTTCTTTTGGTGGTTCTATGATGTAGCCTGCGATTGGAGTCGAGAACAATGCTATTGAATATCTTGTCTTCTTTTTCTCTGTTACTCTCACTCGATGAAACGGACGAAATAGTCTACCATTCATAAGTGCCTgcaaacaaaaagacaaaaacatcACCAAGTAAATCactgttacttttttttttgttaagagcAAGGTCATGATCAgaggaaaacaaaaacatgatgTAAGCCAAGACATGCGCTTGTAGTGAAAGTGATAAGAGCAAATAAAACATCAGTTGCTATAAGATTTGGTTGGTCCCCTAACACTCGTGACTAGTGAGAGTGAACAAGAGCAAATAGAATCATAAGACATTAGTTTGTAGAGAGAGGAATTGGTTGGTCACCTTAGTGGAAAGTGaattgaaatcatctttttctttttctccgctagtttttttttttcttttagttttttcttcCTCGACTTGGTAATTTTAAAAGATGGGTTACTTTCTATTATTCCAACACGTTTTCTGTCTCAATTTAGTTCTGGTAGATAGCCTATGTAATCATGCACAACCATGTCAAAAACCTTATAACTTTTGAAGAGATCACAAATCAtacttaccaaaaaaaagaagagatcaCAGATCATCAACGTTTACGCAGCAAATTAAAAAAACGTCAAAAGTTATATGGTGGATTTACTTTTGTAACTATCACATATCAGTATATATATAGTCTCTGAATTTTCATAGTTTGAAATAATACTATGAAACAGTAAAAACAATTTCGtttgggtttaggttttagaatataaaagtaaaaattctTAGTTTTCATTCAAAGGAAAAGAATATAAAGTaaattatgaaatatttatgttataaaatCAGGAATATAATGAGGAGCGGTTAATATTTTACGTGTGCATGTCATctcataaaaataaagaagaagttAACTTACATATACAGAATCTCCAGCCATAACAACGAAAGAGTTACGAGATGGTTTCAGTCTGATccacttttcatctttgttTAACACCTCCAAACCTTCAATCTCATATTGATAAAGCACAGTGAAAAGATTTTTATCAGTATGAGAAGGTAAACCcaatttcttctcctcatcatCAGCACCACCATTAGCTGTAACACTATCACCAACACCAGCACTACTGAGAGTACCAGTATTAGCATTGGCATCAGATCAGCATTAGCATTAACATTGGTACTAACGTCGGCTTTAGACTCAACACTAGCAAAATCACTAGTTTTAGCATCAACATCAGCACCAATGTCGCCATTAGCCTTAGCACCAATATTGGCGTCATCATTAATATGAACATTAGCAATACCACTAGCAATATCACTAGTATCAGCAACAACATTGGCATTATCACTACCACCAGCACCATTAGCACCATCACCAGCATCATTAGCACCCGCTGCAACATTAGTATCAACATCAGGAGGTGCTATATACTTCATCAGTCGCAGACGGTAATTCGTTGACTTGAGGTGTTCATCAAAGTACTTCTCTATCCCAAAGCTCTCCATAACCATTCTTCTCACCATTACATCCAATTCTGCTAGCTTCTCTGAAAACTTCTGGATTGTTTCGCTGTTTTCAACAAAAAGAAATTTctttaaacattttaataaaaaagagaagaacaaaacaaaaccaaaacggGTGAACGTATTAGTAAgaaacaaatattcttgttttaAATAGAAGCAATTAACAAAAACTTACGAACAATATATTTGATAAAGAAATCAACAGGGGTTTACGAACAAGTTACTTTGTGAAGCAATAATTGTGTTTTAAAATTGGCCTACGGAGTTTATGCACAAATCAGACATACACTATGAAACGATTTTCTCTGTTGATTGTTAAAAATATCGGTCTAGATGGTATGGTGCCTATGCACTAATCTCATTTAAATCACATAATTACCGCTTAGCGATTTCTTGCACATTAAGCTATATCGTGCTGTTCACATAACATAACCTTACCTGATACTCTTGTTACCCTCACAATCAGGGCGTAGCAGTTGAGTAAATTCGTTAACTTTCTCCAAAACCTCGGGATCCTGGATCCCCAAACTCTCGGAGAGACCATTATGAGTCGAGTATCCAGTGTAGGGTTTTGGAGACACGTTCCTCCGTTTAGCCTCAACTGGTAACTCGAAAAGCTCTTTCATGGCTTCCAAAACCGATTGCTTTAGCTCCTCTGACACTCTATCATATGGCACCTCGAAAGCTCCGTAGTCTTCAAGAGCTTTACGGACATCACTCCTCACTTCAACCCACTTCTCACTTCCTGGTTTTAGGGTTTGGTCCGAGAGATAGATCACTGGAAGTTGGGGAGTACTGTCTGAACCCATTCTTCTTTCCTTTGGTGCAAAtccaaaaatacatttacaaatgTTAACCAAACTTTTTTAGttagatttttaattataaaaaaagaaaacattcaaAACTCATAAGAAAATTACCGTTGAGTTTTCTTGATTCTAAGAGACAAAGTTGGTTTTTCTTTGCTTAAGGGAACTTCGCTTCCGTGCTGAAAAAGTAAGTCGTGGAATGCCCTATTTATACAGAACTTTTATACACAATTAACCACATGATGCTTTTCAGTCTATTTTGGCGCTGTCTGTAGATAAACACGTGGGTTTAATATGTACTATATTCAAAGGGAGGAAAGTTGGTGAATTTATCACAAAACATACATCTTTTCTATAAGTTGGTGAAACGTTTTCATCTCCTTTATTCTCAATATATACATTGCGTTATTCTTATAGTATTGAACAACAACTCAGTGACTAACCTTACCTATCTGTTTCAGGTTTTGAATTTCAATAGTTTTCAACATGGCCTTTTAGTTTTGAACTTTTtaatatgagaaaaaaaaagaaaggaaaatagTCTCGGTGAAAAGAGGTTTTGAGGAAGAGACCCATGCAACataagtttttttgttgttttcattTGAATATTGGTTTCAAAACTATCTTTAGGGAACTAAATTTCTGATAAAATGGAGCAAGAACTTacattctaaactctaaacattCAAAGCCTTATACCTTAGTTAGCTAACTATTCATGTAACCCTAGTTACATAATAACCAGTGTAAAGATTTGACGTGATTTCGTGCTATTATTACCATTTGAATTATGTGGCCAAAGATTGGTTTGTGTAAAGCAAAACaataattttgagaaaaaaggaaatttttttttttttttgccaaaatgtGAATTTCATATAAATACGAGAAGGGTTTGTACatttacaaaaggaaaaaagacTATGCTAAGTTAACCTTTGCAAAAAATAAACAAGGCTAAGCTAGCAACAAAACTTTTAAGAATCTAGAAAGCTACTCATATCTGAGCCATTCCTGCATCAAAGGCTGGAATAGATTTGTGTTCAGATCGCGTCTCTGATGATACGATCAATTCTCTTGAAGATTATCGCTGGCGTTTGTGAGACTCCATCATGCAATCTCTTGTTTCTCTCTGTCCATAAGCTTGATATGGTGGCCTGAGCAACAGCACGCTTGAGCGTTAAACTCACTACCCAATCTCTTATTCCCATCCATTCAGAGAAAGCAGTCCAGGTGTGGAATCCTCTGAAGGAGTATCCAAGTCAGAATAACACATATCCCCAAACCTCTTCGTAATCTCACACTGAAGGAAAAGGTGGTCTGTGCTTCCGATTTCAATGCTACAGAGACAGCAACAAGGGGAGGGGATATTCATACCCCAATCTACTAGTCGTGATCTTGTAGGTAATCGATTCTGGTGAGCCACCCAGGCAGTGAAAGCATGCGTAGGAATGTGGCCTTTGAACCAAATGTTTTGAGTCCATCTCTGTTCCAAAGATCTGTTTCTCACCATACTCCAAGTCTTACTCGTGGAAAATTGTTGCGATTCATTGCCATCTATCTTCCACACAAAGGTGTTATCTATAGTACTCAGCGAAGGGAGAGGAATTGTGGTAAGGTACGTATAGAGTTCTTCTGCAGCCGGAGACCGGGCTCCTCTGAGAAGCCAACCATCATTATTGCAGGCCTGCGCAACAGAAGCTAGCACGAAAATCTGCAATTCTCTTGGGCCTACCGTACCAAATCGATTGATAAGGGGTCCAAGAGGCGTCCACTGATCATACCAGAAGCTTAACTGCTGACCATTACCCATTTTTGCCTTCAGGAAACGAGCAGCAAGCCCTTGCAGGGAGAGGAGAGAGTGCCATGAAGAAGATATGCATTTGGTGACATCCATAGCCCATAAGTTTTCACCTTTGATTCTGTACTCCTTCACCTTAGTTGTGAATAGCCTCCAAATCAGCTTGAGGTAGAGAGTTTTATTCCAACGACAAATATCACGGAGTCCAAGACCTCCTTCACTCTTGGGGAGAGTTACAGTCTTCCAGGCCACTTTAGCAATGCTTTTCTTCGTTTCAGTGCCACCCCAAAGAAACTGAGAGCACATAGATTCCACCTTTTTAATACAGTTTTTAGGGAGGATAAAAGCTGTAGTCCAGAAGTTGATGGAGCCATAGATCACAGAGGACAGGAGCTGTCTTCTCCCTGCAAACGACAGGGCTTTAGCCGACCAGGTGTTGAAGTTTGATGATATCCTATCGATTAGCGGCCTGTAATCAGTGAGCCTTAGCTTTCTGTACATCAGCGGGAGACCCAGGTATCAGATAGGCATTGATCCCATAGTAAACCCAAGCCGGGAGATCTCCAAGGTTTCAGCGTTGTTCAGACCAGCAGTGTACAGCTCTGTCTTTGACTTGTTCATCCTTAAACCCGACCAAAGATCAAACTCCTCCATTGTATCAGCAATGCATCTTACAGAATCAGCTTTTCCATCCGCAAATATCATCAAGTCATCAACAAAGGATAAGTGAGTAACCTTGAGAGAGGAAGTGTTGGGGGTGAAAGCCAATGGACCCGTCAATATATTTCCTCTTTAGCTGTTGAGTAAAGACTTCCAGAGCAAGGACAAAGAGATATGGCGAAAGAGGGTCGCTCTGTCTAAGCCCTATGGTGCCTTTGAAGTAGCCACAAGGTTCTCCATTTATGGCAACAGAGAAGCGCGTAGTAGTTAGGCATTTCTTGATCAGGTTCCGGAAGATTAAGGGGAACTCAAGCGCTTCCAGGGTATAGAGAACAAAATCCCAGTCCAAGGTATCAAAAGCCTTCTGGAAATCAACCTTGAGCATGCAACGCTTGGTGATTTTTTTCCAGTTGTACCCTGAGACAAGTTCCGTAGCCAAGAGCACATTTTCCACCAGCAAGCGACCGGGGACAAAGGCTGACTGAGAAGTGGAAATTAGCGTCGAGAGATGATCTTTCAGCCTGTTGGCTAGCAACTTCGAAGCCACTTTGTACACCGTATTGCAGCAGGCGATGGGTCTGAACTCAGTGATCTTGTTTGCATTGACTTTTTTAGGAACCAGAATAAGGAGGATTGCATTCCATTgctgtaacaactcacctgtgCTCAAGAATTCCTTCACAGCAGCTATCATATCACGCCCAACCACCCTCCAATTTCCAGTGAAGAATTCGGCTGGGTAATCGTCAGGACCAGGGGACTTGTTCATAGGGAGGGATAAGAAAGCCTTCTCAATGTCAAGGTCAGAGAACAGAGCTGCAAGAGAGGTGACCGCTTCAGCAGAGCATTTAACTTGCATAATTGACGCAATGTCAGGAGGAGACGAAGTTGTTGGCGTGTTGACACCTCCCAACGGGTTCTGGAAGTAATTACCTGCATGGTATTTTATCCCCTCCAAAGTGTCAATTACACAACCGTCATCCCCAATCAGGAAGTGGATATGGTTTTGGGCCTGCCTTGCTCTGATAGATCAATGAAAGAAGGCAGTACCAGCGTCTCCATCAACTGACAATTGAACTCTTGTTCTTTGCCTGAGGAATTTATCCTCAGCCTTGGCTAAGGTGTACCATTTGTCGTGGGCTGATTTCTCGGCAGCAGCAGTAAGGGAGGTTGGAGCAGAGAGGGAGGCATGCTGGCAGTCTGTTAAATGGTCAAAGGCTTCTTGAACGCGCTTCTCTATCTCTGAAAAATTTTCCTTGTTAAAGGTTCGAATGAAAGCCttcatttctttcagttttttCGACACACATAATTGCTTAGAGCCAAGGATGGGCAGGGAGTTCCAGACTGCTCCGACGAGATTGTGGAAATCCGGATGATGGTTTAAGTGAGAAAAGAACCTGAAAGGCCGTTTCTGAGGAGGCTTGAGCTGGTCGAGGAAAGTGCAGCAAGGGCTGTGGTCTGAGATTCCAGGTTTTCCAAAGACAGCTATAGACTCAGGGAAGCATTCCAACCATTCTTCATTGCAGAGAACACGATCCAGCTTCTTAGATAGATGAGTTCGACCACGTGAGGGTATTTCCACTATAGTGAAGGTCAGCAACGGAACATTGTTGTAGACTGATGCAggacttttcaagggtccaagttcaaatcaatgtagtataaaagattgtcgaaccaatcctaggtgattctaaagcaaagggaatacAAGTTCATGCTTAAGCTAAGTGCGATCCGGTTTTAAAGATGGTATGAATTAAGAACAaataagctaatgcaataaagtaatgatctttctttctcaatttgaagcaagaggactcatggtgctaggcatttgatctcgggtgatgtagatccaatctaagggtggcaaggtatcaatcaaacactttccttatgcctagacactaagctaaacaagctctatctctagatgaatgttcttttgctaaagcaactcaagcatctaatctcttaggttgaatgttactaaagcaAACATAGAGAACAAGTCcaatagcaatcttaactcctttagcaactaatctcttaggtaaagcaagctaaaagcattgaagagttggttcaggcatttcatcatacaccttgtgggcagaaaatgcctagagatctattttagtatgatcaatactaaaatagcattgagaaccctcaacaagcaaggaaacaagtaaatctaacactaaacaccatagatcttctctaatcacccttaatcaccctagcccatgaatccaagattagtctactcactaatagacatgaataacctcaaaaccatggatgattcaaggttaaacatgattagagagcaagacaatcaagcaaagataagaaattatgatcaagattagatcttttttCCAAAATGGTCTTTGATTTGATAGATAATAAGTTAAGATCTCAACTTTGGGATTAtaagagtatttatatgtccttggaaaacctaatggtttccTTTAGAAAGTCTAAAATACCCtaaaaagatgtttaaaatCGCCAAAGTAAAACCCGCGACTCGGATAGAAGTCATCAGTCGCAACCCGCGTCGTCCAACCCGCGTCAGCTCCTCGTCCAGCTTCTGGTGAGGCCGCCCAGGTAAGCTAACCCGAGTTGGTCCAACCCGCGTCAGGGTtgatatgcctctagtaaatcgatcataactcCTCCAATACAgatccaaatgacttgaaaccacttccattggaaagctaactcaatttactATGTCTTCCCAAAATATTAGTAACAGAAGAGATTTTAAGACCTCCATCCATGATCATCTTTCACCCTTTTTCACCACAAATGTCTCTAAAcacctccaagaactccatagcACACTCTAGCCTctaataaagactcatgtatgcaaaatggaCCCTAAAGATGCCTAATTCCTAATCTACATGATCATTATATACAAtaaatgatggttaaaaccatgtaaatatgcaagatatcaactcccccacactagtcctttacttgtcctcaagtaaacttttcaaaaactcaAGAAGGAGAGATATAAAGATGGGAgcttagccaaaagaaacactttCTAGCCTTCAATATGACATCCCAAAgaaaacatagcaaatagcatgagcaactcccttattatactctagcttctctaggcctatccatACTCTTATGCCTCTACTCAAGTTGCAATACTTATCAACTAACAAGTTCCTTCAaccagctctcacattgattcacacacacacacaaggtgaattctcacaaatgggctcatgatctcaatcatttggctaggtaaGTATGGTCTAGTATGAATAAAGAGAGAAGAGTTCAAATGTCATCTTTTCAAGGTGGTtatcactcaagaacaaggagcttgatcattatgcaaaatttatctaagactagaagcaactcatgcatacatagattcattctcatcatACTACCCCCTTTTGTTATAAGTAATTTCAAGTTCTACCCCCTTTTTTATCATCATCTCAAAATCAAAGTAAACCcctcacatcactcacccaatgaacaactctctttttcttttgactcaacTACTAGGGATTTTAGTTCACTCTTTACAAACTCTAACTCTTTTTCATTCCCTTCCCCAACTTctctttgatatatatattttttttttttcttttttttattagggGGAAGGTTCTTTGTTGCATAATCAAGAgcttcatattttctttttatcccTAGAGTTTTCATTTCTATTTAATCTCTTTTGCTCatctctctcatctttctcactcCCCAAAATCCAAGATATTAACATTTAGAACACACAAACCCCTCTCACCATCCCCAAATGCTAGCTCATTttgctagcaagagatgagaacaaatctatgtcgcctccaatactctcaagattttgcacatgacaagctatcaaaagaggcctcactcatgcgattaaatgtttggtctcaaagaatggctagggttgtagggtatggagtgtcatttgggttaacaaagattggtaTATAAAGAAATA encodes:
- the LOC106398491 gene encoding uncharacterized protein LOC106398491, with protein sequence MNFPASVYNNVPLLTFTIVEIPSRGRTHLSKKLDRVLCNEEWLECFPESIAVFGKPGISDHSPCCTFLDQLKPPQKRPFRFFSHLNHHPDFHNLVGAVWNSLPILGSKQLCVSKKLKEMKAFIRTFNKENFSEIEKRVQEAFDHLTDCQHASLSAPTSLTAAAEKSAHDKWYTLAKAEDKFLRQRTRVQLSVDGDAGNYFQNPLGGVNTPTTSSPPDIASIMQVKCSAEAVTSLAALFSDLDIEKAFLSLPMNKSPGPDDYPAEFFTGNWRVVGRDMIAAVKEFLSTGELLQQWNAILLILVPKKVNANKITEFRPIACCNTVYKVASKLLANRLKDHLSTLISTSQSAFVPGRLLVENVLLATELVSGYNWKKITKRCMLKVDFQKAFDTLDWDFVLYTLEALEFPLIFRNLIKKCLTTTRFSVAINGEPCGYFKGTIGLRQSDPLSPYLFVLALEVFTQQLKRKYIDGSIGFHPQHFLSQADSVRCIADTMEEFDLWSGLRMNKSKTELYTAGLNNAETLEISRLGKLRLTDYRPLIDRISSNFNTWSAKALSFAGRRQLLSSVIYGSINFWTTAFILPKNCIKKVESMCSQFLWGGTETKKSIAKVAWKTVTLPKSEGGLGLRDICRWNKTLYLKLIWRLFTTKVKEYRIKGENLWAMDVTKCISSSWHSLLSLQGLAARFLKAKMGNGQQLSFWYDQWTPLGPLINRFGTVGPRELQIFVLASVAQACNNDGWLLRGARSPAAEELYTYLTTIPLPSLSTIDNTFVWKIDGNESQQFSTSKTWSMVRNRSLEQRWTQNIWFKGHIPTHAFTAWVAHQNRLPTRSRLVDWGMNIPSPCCCLCSIEIGSTDHLFLQCEITKRGFHTWTAFSEWMGIRDWVVSLTLKRAVAQATISSLWTERNKRLHDGVSQTPAIIFKRIDRIIRDAI